The Clostridiales bacterium nucleotide sequence AGACCGCTCATGTAGAGCGACTCGGCGATGCGCATCGTGCGAGAGGGAGCGAGCCCCTCGGCTGCTGCGGCGGCCTGTAGCGCGGTCGTGTTGAAGGGCGTGGGCGGCTTGACGGTGCGACGCGTCTTGGTGGCTGTGGCCACCGTGCCGGTCTTCGCGCCCTCGACCGCCTCCATCACACGCGCAGCCGCGTCTTCCGCCGGGAACCGCTCGGTTGAGTGCGTGGCGGCGAACTCCGTGCCCTCAGACTCAAAGCGCGCCCTCACCGTCCAGTAGTCCTCAGGCACGAACGCGTCACGCTCACGTTCCCGGTCGACGATGAGCTTCAGGGTAGGAGTCTGCACGCGGCCCGCCGAGAGCACATCGCCCCACGCGCGCTTCGCCGCCGCCGACGACGCGAGGGTGAGGTAGCGCGTGAGCACCGCACCCCACACGAGGTCGATGTCTTGGCGTGTCGCTCCCGCGTCGGCGAGATCATCGGAAAGCTCGCCTTGCTCGGCGAACGCCCGCTCGATCTCGTCTTTGGTTATCGCCGAGAAGCGCACGCGCGACACCGGCACGACGGGCGCAACCGAGAGGATCACGTCGCGCGCATCAGCGCCGATAAGCTCACCTTCGCGGTCGTAGTCGGTCGCTATGACAACCGCGTCGGCCTTCTTCGCGAGATTCTTGAGCGACTGAATGATGCCCTTCTCGGCGCCCTCCTTGAGAACGGGCGCGTTGACGAGGGCGGGCAGTGAGTCGAGTCTCCACTTCTTGAGGTCGACCCCGTCACGCTCCGGCGGGAAATCGACTTTCATGATGTGACCTTTGAGCCCGATGCTGACCCACTCTTCGCCGTCACGGCGGAAGCGGTAGACCGGCGTCGAGTAGACCTTCTCCGCGGTCGGCTTTCCCACAGCGAGGATCTCGGCTATGCGGCGCGCGGCGATATTCTTCTCGGAGACGATGAGTCTCATTGACATCCTGTCGACGGCTTCGGGCGAGTCCATGCGAGTATATACTCCACGTCAACCCGTCCTTTACCTGCTACAAGCCGATCTCATGCGCCCGCTCCCGCATCGCGTGCAACGCAATGCCGAGAAACTCGTCGCGCTCAATGCCGAGAGACTCGCACGTATCCATCTGATCGCGGCACGCGCCGCGTGCGAACGCCCGCTCGTTCCAGCGCTTCTTAAGAGAGCGCAGCTCAACGCCAGCAAGCGACTTGTCAGGCCGCACAAGCGCGGCGGCAACTATGAAGCCGGTGAGCGGGTCGGCGGCGTAGAGGGCGCGATCCATCCTGGTCTCGCACGGCACGTGACCCGCGTGCGCCAAGATGGCGTGGACGACCTCGGCGTCCACTACTCCGGAAAGCTCGTCTGCGGCGATGCGCGCATGACGGGCGGGGTCCTCGGCCGTGTCGGCGTAGTCGAGGTCGTGCAAGAGCCCCGCGAGCCCCCACTTCGCGACGTCCTCATCGGACAAGCCGAAGTGACGGGCGATCGCCTCCATGATGATCTCGGCGGCGACACAGTGGTTGACGAGGTTCGCGTTGGGTACACGCTCGCGTACAAGAGCGAGTGCGGCGTCACGCTCCACTGGCTGACCTCGCTTCAGCGCCCGCCGAGCCGGACGCGACTCGCATCGCCCGTGCGCTCTCGATGCGCTCCGTAAGCCAGCGCGCCCACTCATCGACGCCCTCGCCTTTGGTCGCCGAGATCGGGAAGACCGGAGCCGACGCATTGATGCGGCTCACAACCTCGCGGAACTCGGACTCGTCGAAATCGAACACATGGAGCGTGTCGTACTTATTCAAGATGACGGCCTCCGCGCGAGCGAAGATGTTGGGATACTTGTAGGGCTTATCGTGCCCCTCCGGCACCGAGAGGATCATGACTTTGGCATCTTCGCCAAGGTCGAACTCGGTCGGGCACACGAGATTGCCAACGTTTTCGATGATGAGCAGGTCGATTGCGGCGAGATCTAGTGTGTCTATCGCCCTGCGAATCATGTCGCTTTCGAGGTGACACGCTCCCCCTGTGTTGATCTGTACCGCAGGCACGCCGTGGGCCTTGATCTTGTCGGCGTCGACAGAACTTGCGATGTCGCCCTCGATCACCGCGATCCGATACCGGTCGCGCAACGCCGCGATCGTCGCAAGGATGGTCGACGTCTTGCCCGCACCTGGCGAGGCGAGCAAGTCGAGCACGAACACTCCCGCGGCGTCGAACCTCTCGCGATTCTCGGCGGCGAGACGCACGTTCTTGTCGAGGACCGGAGCGTTCACGTCGATCTTCACGGCTTGTCCTCCTCGCCGGGCAAAGCCACTTCGATGTGAGAAACTTCGAGCTCGCGTCCGTGGAGCATCTCGCAGATGAACCCTTCGCACTGCGGACACACGATGTCGAAGCGACCGTGCGAGAACTCCGCTGAACACTCGGCGCACCTTGAAACAGCCGCAACCCGCTCGATGACGAGCTGGGCGCCTTCGGCGAGCGTGCCAGGTGTGAGCGCCTCGAACGCGAACCGCATCGCCTCATCGACAATCTCGGTCAGGTCCCCCACCCGCACGTGGATCTCCCGGATGCTCAACGCCCCCTCGCGCCGGGCGGCGGCGGTCGACGCTTCGAGGATACCGCTCACGATGCCCATCTCGTGCACGAGGCCTACCAGCCCTCGGCTTTGCGCTTCGCTATCCGTTTGGCGAGCGTGACCCGCGCGAGCGCCATGCTGAGCTCATAGAGACCCACAAGTGCGCCAAACAGCGCGAGCATCGTGACCGGCGACCAATCTGGCGTCGCACCCGCCGAAACGACAATGAGGAGCGTGTAGACGACGCGCCAGTTCGCACGCAGCTTGTGATAGGGCACGATGTTGAACAGCATGAGGTAGAAGACCACGACCGGCAGCTGAAACGCGAGTCCGAACCCGAGCAGAAGCAGTATCGCCCCCTGGAAGTACGTGCTCGCCTCCGGCATCTGCGTGACGCCCTCCCACGCCTGCCCGACGATCCACTCAAACGCAGTGCCCAAAATCACCTGGTGGGCGAAGTACACACCAGTAGCGAAAAGCGTGACCATCGCGAAGAAGGTTGGGAGGAGCCACCGGCGCTCATTGGGCTTGAGAGCTGGCAGGAAAAACGCCATGACCTGCCAGATGATGATTGGACTGCCTATAACGAGAGTCGCGTAGAGGGCGACCTTGAAACGCAAGGTGAACGTCTCAAACGGGTTGAGCAAGATGAGCTGCTGGTCGCCGAAGATGTGGATGATCGGCGCCATCGTGAGGTTGTAGAAGAACGGTGCCGGAAAATACATCCCTACCGAACCGGCGAACACCACGATAGCGATTATCGTGAGCCGGCGGCGCAGCTCGCGCAAGTGTTCCATCAGGGGCAGACGCTTCGGGTCGATCGGCATCGTCTGTGAGGGGTGCGCCGTCAGCGCGCCTCCTCGTCCTCCTTCCGATCTCCGTCCGGTGAGGATTCCTCTTCCTCGGCGGGGGCGTCGGGGGCGTCGGGGGCCGCGCGCTCGTCAGACCCAGGCACCCACCCGCCCGCCTCCTCGGCGCTCGCGGGGTCCTCCTTCAGGCCCTCCTCGTCGTCACCCTCCTCGTCACCCTCAGGGCTCCACGCGGGGTCCTGCTTCTTCTCGGCGGTGAGCATCTCGGCCTTGATGATCGCTTCCATGTCGCTTTGCGCGCGCTTGAACTCACGCATGATCTGGCCGACCGTACGGCCAAAGCCAGGCAGTTTGTCCGGCCCGAAGATCAGGAGGACAAACACCACGATGACAAACAATTCAGTGCCGCTGATTCCGAACACAGGCGATCGCTCCAGCAGGTCGGGTCAGTACGAATCACACGACTGTTGAGGGTACACCACTCAGAACTGGCGCGCCTCTCCGGGCTCGGCGAAGATCGGGAAGACCTTGTCGAGTCCGGTGATACGGAAGATCTTGAGGATGTTGTCCCGGCTACACACGAGACGCACCGAGCCGCCATTTTCCTTGGCCCTGCGCAATGCCCCCACTAGCACCCCAAGACCCGAGCTGTCGATGAAACCCACGCCGTCGAAGTCTACGATAATGTCGGTGCACCCAGACTCGAGTTGCTCCACGAGCACGTCTTTGAGCCTGGGAGCGGTGTAGACATCGACTTCACCGCCGAGCGTGATAGTGCATCCTGCGTCATGACGCTCGATACGGATGTCGAGTTCCATGCTGTGCGCACACTCCCTCGATGAGGTCTTGGTCACGTCGGTCGATTATAGCGTTCGCCGTGTTCTACGACCACTACCCGGGGCGCGGACCGAAACGCGGCCGCCGGTCGAGGGGCCGGCCGGGTCAGGCCGGATACGCTCACCGTGATCGGGGGTACCATTGGAATGTGGCTGTCCGACGAAAGGACCGTGATGTCTCTGCAGATCGACCTCGACCAGAATCCGAGTCACTGGGTGCTCCGGTTGACCGGCGACCTTGACTACGGTGAGTGTGCCGCATTCCGGATGTACATCGACAGAGTACTGAAATCATCACCGCCGGCCACCGTGGTCGACCTCGCGGATCTCGAATACCTCGACAGTTCCGGGCTCGGATTACTGCTCAGTCTCTCCAAAGAATACGGGGCGTCTGGCGGCAGACTCGTGCTCGTGACCAACGAGACGGTGGACAACATCTTGTCGCTCACGCGATTGAACGGCATCTTCTCGACCGCATCGACGATGGAAGAAGCAATCGCGTCGATCGGGGGCGAGCACACGAGTGCGTAAAGCCACGTAAGGGGCGGCGTCATCACAGACCCCGCCCCTTACGATTGCCGTGTGCTTCCTGCTGCGGCTTGGTGTAGACGCGAACTATGGCGTCACGGTCTCCGTGGCGCTCGAACCCTCAGCCTGAAGGTCTGCGATCCAGTTTCGCGCCGTGGTCGCGGTCTGCGCATCAGGCGCCATCTCCACGTGCCGCTGCAGAGCGGCGAGCGCGGCCGCCGAATCACCGATTGTCCGGTAGAAAATGCCGGCGTTGAAGTACGCGGGCGCAAAATCAGGGGACTCGGCCATGACCTGCTCGACCATGGCGATCGCGTCGTCAAGCCGCTCACCGTAGTAGTACGAGATCGCAAGGTCAGTCATCACACCGGGCTCACCCGGATCGACAGCAAGCGCCCGCTCATAGTGGGCGATCGCCGAGTGCCACATGGGCAGATCGTAACCGCCCACGTTGGTCTGACCCATCTCGGATCGTACCGCGAGCGCCCAATCGAAGTAGGTGTCACCCACGGCGACGAGCGCGGTATAACTCGTTGGCTCACTCGCGAGGACCGCGCTAAACGATGAGATCGTC carries:
- a CDS encoding STAS domain-containing protein, yielding MELDIRIERHDAGCTITLGGEVDVYTAPRLKDVLVEQLESGCTDIIVDFDGVGFIDSSGLGVLVGALRRAKENGGSVRLVCSRDNILKIFRITGLDKVFPIFAEPGEARQF
- a CDS encoding twin-arginine translocase TatA/TatE family subunit, translating into MSGTELFVIVVFVLLIFGPDKLPGFGRTVGQIMREFKRAQSDMEAIIKAEMLTAEKKQDPAWSPEGDEEGDDEEGLKEDPASAEEAGGWVPGSDERAAPDAPDAPAEEEESSPDGDRKEDEEAR
- the tatC gene encoding twin-arginine translocase subunit TatC, whose translation is MEHLRELRRRLTIIAIVVFAGSVGMYFPAPFFYNLTMAPIIHIFGDQQLILLNPFETFTLRFKVALYATLVIGSPIIIWQVMAFFLPALKPNERRWLLPTFFAMVTLFATGVYFAHQVILGTAFEWIVGQAWEGVTQMPEASTYFQGAILLLLGFGLAFQLPVVVFYLMLFNIVPYHKLRANWRVVYTLLIVVSAGATPDWSPVTMLALFGALVGLYELSMALARVTLAKRIAKRKAEGW
- the hypA gene encoding hydrogenase maturation nickel metallochaperone HypA, translated to MHEMGIVSGILEASTAAARREGALSIREIHVRVGDLTEIVDEAMRFAFEALTPGTLAEGAQLVIERVAAVSRCAECSAEFSHGRFDIVCPQCEGFICEMLHGRELEVSHIEVALPGEEDKP
- a CDS encoding tetratricopeptide repeat protein produces the protein MAINKKQSALWVKATIIIVILAFVVTAIPVIFTGGGNAQQSAESAAGDVLARVASQYAPTISSFSAVLASEPTSYTALVAVGDTYFDWALAVRSEMGQTNVGGYDLPMWHSAIAHYERALAVDPGEPGVMTDLAISYYYGERLDDAIAMVEQVMAESPDFAPAYFNAGIFYRTIGDSAAALAALQRHVEMAPDAQTATTARNWIADLQAEGSSATETVTP
- a CDS encoding STAS domain-containing protein: MSLQIDLDQNPSHWVLRLTGDLDYGECAAFRMYIDRVLKSSPPATVVDLADLEYLDSSGLGLLLSLSKEYGASGGRLVLVTNETVDNILSLTRLNGIFSTASTMEEAIASIGGEHTSA
- the hypB gene encoding hydrogenase nickel incorporation protein HypB; amino-acid sequence: MKIDVNAPVLDKNVRLAAENRERFDAAGVFVLDLLASPGAGKTSTILATIAALRDRYRIAVIEGDIASSVDADKIKAHGVPAVQINTGGACHLESDMIRRAIDTLDLAAIDLLIIENVGNLVCPTEFDLGEDAKVMILSVPEGHDKPYKYPNIFARAEAVILNKYDTLHVFDFDESEFREVVSRINASAPVFPISATKGEGVDEWARWLTERIESARAMRVASGSAGAEARSASGA
- a CDS encoding HDIG domain-containing protein, with translation MERDAALALVRERVPNANLVNHCVAAEIIMEAIARHFGLSDEDVAKWGLAGLLHDLDYADTAEDPARHARIAADELSGVVDAEVVHAILAHAGHVPCETRMDRALYAADPLTGFIVAAALVRPDKSLAGVELRSLKKRWNERAFARGACRDQMDTCESLGIERDEFLGIALHAMRERAHEIGL